One Anaerobacillus alkaliphilus DNA window includes the following coding sequences:
- the megL gene encoding methionine gamma-lyase produces MERKYKQFETRVIHTGYDSKEHLGSLSAPIYQTSTFTFETAEQGERFFAGEEKGYIYSRLGNPTVSVLQEKMAELEEGEACLAFGSGMAAISAVLLSLTKTNDHVLVSQGVYGCTYGLLKLMEEKYNITHDFCFMETSEQIRSLIKPETTCIYIETPINPTMKMIDIEMVTNIAREYSIPVVVDNTFCSPYLQKPLQLGCDVVVHSATKYICGHGDVVAGLAIGSQELMSKIAMTTQKDIGGILAPFDAWLLIRGLKTLPIRMDRHCENTMKLVEWMKKHPAIKDVYYPGDTSHPDYEIMKKQMKYGGGLFSFEINGSKQDVQNFLNHLKMIKIAVSLGDAETLVQHPATMTHSVIPEDVRLSMGITDQLIRLSVGLESWEDIRDDLQQGLDHLTID; encoded by the coding sequence ATGGAGAGAAAATACAAACAATTTGAAACGAGGGTTATTCACACTGGTTATGATTCGAAAGAACATTTAGGAAGCTTATCAGCACCAATCTATCAAACTTCAACGTTTACGTTTGAAACTGCGGAGCAGGGTGAAAGATTTTTTGCTGGTGAAGAAAAAGGCTATATCTATTCTAGGTTAGGTAATCCTACAGTGAGCGTTTTACAGGAGAAAATGGCAGAGTTAGAAGAAGGAGAAGCTTGTCTTGCATTCGGTTCCGGAATGGCTGCTATCTCAGCTGTGTTACTCTCACTAACAAAGACAAATGATCATGTCCTTGTGTCACAAGGTGTTTACGGATGTACCTATGGCTTATTGAAGCTAATGGAAGAAAAATATAACATTACCCATGATTTTTGTTTTATGGAAACTAGCGAACAAATAAGATCTCTTATTAAACCAGAAACAACTTGTATTTATATCGAAACTCCAATTAATCCAACCATGAAAATGATTGATATTGAGATGGTTACTAATATTGCTAGAGAATACTCTATCCCTGTTGTCGTTGACAATACGTTTTGTTCTCCTTATCTACAAAAACCGTTACAGCTCGGTTGTGACGTAGTGGTTCATAGTGCCACTAAATATATATGCGGTCATGGAGACGTCGTAGCAGGTCTAGCGATTGGTAGTCAAGAACTAATGAGCAAAATAGCGATGACGACACAAAAGGATATTGGAGGTATTCTAGCTCCTTTTGATGCGTGGTTACTAATTCGTGGACTTAAAACACTGCCAATTCGTATGGACAGACACTGTGAAAATACTATGAAACTAGTAGAGTGGATGAAGAAGCATCCAGCAATTAAAGATGTCTATTATCCTGGCGACACCAGTCATCCAGATTATGAAATTATGAAAAAACAGATGAAATATGGTGGTGGACTATTCTCCTTTGAAATAAACGGCTCAAAACAAGATGTACAAAATTTCTTAAATCATTTAAAAATGATTAAAATTGCTGTTAGCTTAGGGGATGCAGAAACTCTAGTTCAACATCCAGCAACAATGACACATTCCGTTATTCCAGAAGATGTAAGGTTATCAATGGGAATTACAGACCAGTTAATTCGTTTATCAGTAGGACTAGAATCCTGGGAAGATATTCGGGATGACTTACAACAAGGTCTAGATCATTTAACAATCGATTAA
- a CDS encoding DUF2621 family protein — protein sequence MPNEFFMWFIFLWSIFIFVLISIGGYFMFRKFLKKMPKEDGKSILDWQDYYIEKTQHLWNLEGKAFLEELVEPVPVLFRDVARDKIKGKIGEVALEDEASEITRDHIIKGYCLATPKRDHKFLVKKLTEKNIDKSTYQQYL from the coding sequence ATGCCTAACGAATTTTTCATGTGGTTTATATTTTTATGGTCAATTTTTATTTTTGTGCTGATCTCTATTGGTGGGTACTTTATGTTCCGTAAATTTTTAAAGAAAATGCCCAAAGAAGATGGTAAATCAATATTGGATTGGCAAGATTACTATATTGAAAAGACGCAACACTTATGGAATCTGGAAGGGAAAGCATTTTTAGAAGAGTTAGTAGAACCTGTTCCGGTTTTATTTCGTGATGTTGCTAGAGACAAAATCAAAGGGAAAATTGGTGAAGTAGCTTTAGAAGATGAAGCTAGTGAAATTACTCGTGATCATATTATTAAAGGCTATTGCTTAGCTACACCAAAACGAGATCATAAATTCCTAGTAAAAAAACTTACCGAAAAAAATATCGACAAATCCACATATCAGCAATATCTATAA
- a CDS encoding metal-sensing transcriptional repressor translates to MEKDILNIPLHPEKSPAVRRREEEKQQLINRLKRVEGQVRGIQKMVEEDRYCVDVLVQVSAVSAALKKVGYTLLEHHTRGCVSQAVADGEGDEAIEELMKVIQQFSKS, encoded by the coding sequence ATGGAAAAAGATATTTTAAATATACCCCTTCATCCAGAAAAGAGCCCTGCAGTGAGACGAAGAGAAGAAGAAAAACAACAACTTATCAACCGTCTGAAACGTGTCGAGGGGCAGGTAAGAGGAATTCAAAAGATGGTTGAGGAAGATCGTTATTGTGTCGATGTTCTTGTTCAAGTATCTGCAGTATCAGCAGCGTTAAAGAAGGTTGGCTACACCTTACTAGAGCATCATACAAGAGGATGTGTGTCTCAAGCTGTTGCCGATGGAGAAGGTGACGAAGCAATCGAAGAATTGATGAAAGTTATTCAGCAATTCTCTAAATCATAG
- the copZ gene encoding copper chaperone CopZ yields MVEVTISVEGMSCGHCKAAVEGALSKLDGVAKAEVNLAAKNVTVQYENGKVTEDALKNEIEEAGYDVV; encoded by the coding sequence ATGGTAGAAGTAACTATTTCAGTTGAAGGTATGAGTTGTGGTCATTGTAAGGCTGCAGTAGAAGGGGCTTTATCGAAACTTGATGGAGTAGCAAAGGCTGAAGTGAACTTAGCGGCTAAAAATGTAACAGTTCAATACGAGAATGGTAAGGTTACAGAAGATGCTTTAAAAAATGAAATTGAAGAAGCTGGATACGATGTCGTATAA
- a CDS encoding TlpA family protein disulfide reductase produces the protein MLGKRILIIVNVVVVVFFLWMGQKQSTYKFDDRIATIPLVGYQAPSFTLETFDGTTLTYDVDLLGKPIFINFWASWCPPCKAEMPDLVEVANTFGTEITFIGINVATQDTLHKSKEFIEQYHVPYENLVDDKGVVSRLYQVPPIPTSIVIDKDGTIVYRKVGGMTKSEIRAAVQKGVEGGVWVNNVK, from the coding sequence GTGCTCGGCAAACGAATTCTTATAATTGTAAACGTAGTTGTTGTTGTTTTTTTCTTGTGGATGGGCCAAAAACAGTCTACTTATAAATTTGATGATAGAATCGCAACGATTCCTTTAGTTGGTTATCAAGCTCCTTCATTTACATTAGAAACGTTTGATGGAACTACACTTACTTATGATGTAGATCTCCTTGGAAAACCTATCTTCATTAATTTTTGGGCATCATGGTGTCCACCTTGTAAAGCCGAGATGCCCGATTTAGTGGAAGTGGCAAATACATTCGGTACTGAAATTACCTTTATTGGGATTAATGTAGCTACTCAAGATACGCTTCATAAGAGTAAAGAGTTCATAGAACAATATCACGTACCATACGAGAACTTAGTAGACGATAAAGGGGTCGTGTCAAGATTGTATCAAGTACCACCGATTCCAACCTCGATTGTGATCGATAAAGATGGAACGATTGTCTATCGTAAAGTTGGTGGGATGACGAAGTCCGAAATACGTGCTGCCGTTCAAAAAGGTGTAGAAGGGGGAGTGTGGGTAAATAATGTTAAATGA
- a CDS encoding heavy metal translocating P-type ATPase, protein MGEKNVQLNIGGMTCAACSSRIERVLNKQEGVSASVNLAMEKAAIRYDSSQTSLKEIEGKIEKLGFEVRKAKLELDVKGMTCAACSARIEKVVNKLEGVHQATVNLPLERGTIEYVEGVISEEEIIQRIEKIGFQASVRKENKEEPSKDQEVARQKRMFIIALIFSLPLFVTMVDHFYPEQMLLPHWFMNGYLQWVLATPVQFYAGLQFYKGAYKSLRGGSANMDVLVAMGTSAAYFYSVWLTLQGEVYLFFETSAVIITLILLGKLLEARAKGRTSEAIKKLMGLQAKKAIVIRDGIESEIAIEDVRIGDVVVVKPGEKIPVDGIVVEGHTTIDESMLTGESIPVDKSIDDEVIGATINKHGSFKFKATKVGKETTLAQIIKVVEEAQGSKAPIQRLVDIISGYFVPVAVLIAVISFVIWYFILGASFQEALINFTAVLVIACPCALGLATPTSIMVGTGRGAENGILYKGGEHLERAHKTDTVVLDKTGTITKGEPELTDVIAVEGWAQDQLLQLAASIEKGSEHPLGQAIVKAAKEQEVPLNNVENFEAIPGHGLKAVYEGKEVFIGTRKLLRENNIEFQSLEAEMTRLESDGKTAMLISVDSQLVGVIAVADQVKESSKEAVQQLKKMGYTVIMLTGDNNRTAKAIAKQVDIDHVFSEVLPDEKAFKIKELKDQGKKVIMVGDGINDAPALALADIGMAIGTGTDVAMEAADITLMRGDLRSIPEAIKLSRATMRNIKQNLFWAFIYNSIGLPIAAAGLLAPWIAGAAMAFSSVSVVSNSLRLKRVKIK, encoded by the coding sequence ATGGGTGAAAAAAACGTACAATTGAATATTGGAGGTATGACGTGTGCGGCTTGTTCTTCCCGTATAGAAAGAGTGCTTAATAAACAAGAAGGTGTTTCTGCTTCTGTAAATTTAGCAATGGAAAAAGCTGCAATAAGATATGACTCTAGTCAAACTTCACTAAAAGAAATTGAAGGTAAAATTGAAAAATTAGGCTTTGAAGTGAGAAAAGCGAAGCTCGAGTTAGATGTCAAAGGAATGACTTGTGCAGCTTGTTCTGCAAGAATCGAAAAAGTTGTAAATAAATTAGAAGGTGTCCATCAAGCTACTGTAAATTTACCACTAGAGCGAGGAACTATTGAATACGTCGAGGGGGTAATTTCAGAAGAAGAAATTATTCAGCGTATCGAGAAAATAGGCTTTCAAGCTTCGGTAAGGAAAGAAAATAAAGAAGAGCCCTCAAAAGATCAAGAAGTCGCCAGACAAAAACGAATGTTTATCATTGCTCTCATTTTCTCTTTACCATTGTTTGTAACGATGGTTGACCATTTCTATCCAGAGCAAATGTTGTTGCCTCACTGGTTTATGAATGGGTATTTACAATGGGTGCTAGCAACACCAGTTCAATTTTATGCTGGTTTACAGTTCTATAAAGGAGCCTACAAGTCTCTTAGAGGTGGTAGTGCAAACATGGATGTTCTAGTAGCAATGGGAACATCGGCCGCCTATTTCTATTCGGTATGGTTAACTCTCCAAGGTGAAGTATACTTGTTTTTCGAGACAAGTGCCGTAATTATTACGTTAATATTGCTTGGGAAGTTATTAGAAGCTAGAGCAAAAGGCCGCACTTCAGAAGCAATCAAGAAGCTAATGGGCTTGCAAGCCAAAAAAGCGATCGTCATTCGTGATGGTATTGAAAGCGAAATTGCGATTGAAGACGTTCGAATTGGTGATGTCGTTGTTGTTAAACCAGGCGAAAAAATACCGGTTGATGGTATCGTCGTAGAAGGTCATACTACAATTGATGAGTCAATGCTTACTGGTGAAAGTATTCCCGTTGATAAAAGTATCGACGATGAAGTCATCGGTGCAACCATTAATAAGCATGGATCATTTAAGTTTAAGGCTACTAAAGTTGGGAAAGAAACAACCTTAGCTCAAATCATCAAAGTAGTTGAAGAAGCCCAAGGTTCAAAAGCACCAATTCAACGCTTAGTTGATATCATTTCCGGTTATTTCGTTCCGGTTGCAGTGTTAATTGCGGTTATTTCCTTTGTTATTTGGTATTTTATTCTTGGAGCAAGCTTCCAGGAAGCGCTCATTAATTTCACTGCTGTCTTAGTCATTGCTTGCCCTTGCGCTCTAGGATTAGCGACACCAACATCAATTATGGTTGGTACAGGACGAGGCGCAGAAAATGGTATTTTGTATAAGGGTGGTGAGCATTTAGAAAGAGCTCACAAAACAGATACAGTAGTTCTAGATAAAACAGGAACGATTACAAAGGGCGAGCCAGAATTAACAGATGTAATTGCGGTTGAAGGTTGGGCTCAAGACCAACTACTACAATTAGCGGCGTCTATTGAAAAAGGCTCAGAGCATCCTCTTGGTCAAGCCATTGTAAAAGCAGCTAAAGAACAGGAAGTTCCCCTTAATAATGTTGAAAACTTTGAGGCTATTCCTGGTCATGGCTTAAAAGCTGTCTACGAGGGTAAGGAAGTCTTTATAGGTACTCGGAAACTGCTACGTGAAAATAATATTGAATTCCAAAGTCTAGAAGCTGAAATGACAAGGTTAGAGTCTGATGGAAAAACAGCGATGCTTATAAGCGTGGATAGCCAACTAGTGGGCGTGATAGCTGTTGCTGACCAAGTCAAAGAAAGCTCTAAGGAAGCAGTCCAACAGTTAAAGAAGATGGGCTATACTGTCATTATGCTTACTGGGGACAACAACCGTACAGCAAAAGCAATTGCCAAACAAGTTGATATTGACCATGTTTTTTCGGAAGTATTACCAGATGAAAAAGCATTTAAAATTAAAGAACTAAAAGATCAAGGCAAAAAGGTAATTATGGTAGGTGATGGTATTAATGATGCCCCGGCACTTGCCCTTGCTGACATCGGAATGGCGATTGGTACAGGTACAGATGTCGCGATGGAAGCTGCAGATATTACACTTATGCGTGGAGATCTACGGTCTATCCCAGAGGCAATTAAATTAAGTAGAGCAACAATGCGAAATATTAAGCAAAACTTGTTCTGGGCATTTATTTATAATTCAATTGGCTTACCGATTGCTGCGGCTGGTTTGCTTGCACCTTGGATAGCAGGAGCTGCTATGGCATTTAGTTCTGTTTCAGTAGTTAGTAACTCTTTACGTTTAAAACGCGTAAAAATTAAATAA
- a CDS encoding CcdC family protein — translation MTYLATGVAIFMAFMAFFIRMKAAKKPATIKKIILPPMFMSTGFFMFLYEPVRISSLQVLEALAVGLLFSIFLVKTSKFEIRDEHIYFKKSKSFLFILLGLLVIRLVLKYILGFHIDPLHLSGMFFIVAYGMIVPWRISMFLGFKKLQKKLAENQKLNHIAIDPVTAQK, via the coding sequence ATGACATATTTAGCGACTGGAGTGGCTATTTTTATGGCCTTTATGGCCTTTTTTATCCGTATGAAGGCAGCTAAAAAACCTGCAACTATAAAGAAAATTATTTTGCCGCCCATGTTCATGTCAACGGGCTTCTTCATGTTCTTATATGAACCAGTTAGAATTAGTTCTCTCCAAGTACTAGAAGCTCTAGCGGTTGGTTTACTTTTCTCTATTTTTCTTGTAAAGACCTCTAAATTTGAAATTAGAGATGAACATATTTATTTTAAAAAATCAAAATCATTTTTATTTATTTTATTGGGTCTGTTAGTTATCCGTCTGGTACTTAAGTACATTTTAGGTTTTCATATTGATCCATTGCATTTAAGCGGTATGTTCTTCATTGTTGCTTATGGAATGATTGTTCCGTGGAGAATTTCAATGTTCCTAGGATTTAAAAAGTTACAGAAGAAATTAGCAGAGAACCAGAAACTAAACCACATAGCTATAGACCCTGTAACTGCTCAAAAATAA
- a CDS encoding PD40 domain-containing protein: MRVNIEETELIAYTSGYYGSFDIYVLDVLNGENVRLTYELADYFTVPYWCKESSKIAFVGKDLFLYVVDITSKEIIRIDQLVIGEEHSLSWSYKGDRLAYTKQNQIMIYNTATHKMHKIIERSPTNVQWFPDDTTLLYQSSALTGTSQLFRISIDQTSIQQLTINEGGTLTDVRLSPDGQFVIYRKVMISSSAIFSMDILSGQVYEIEGSSQDRSYFPEWSLDSKKIAYSQTSGFWNGYSSSIRTVGRHGENDQGWVTTDCYASPITWSPDSKKLVYLSGCKSGYLASEMWYIDLIKPIPLNLISGRFITSVKWSPTKLLRC; the protein is encoded by the coding sequence ATGCGAGTAAATATAGAAGAAACAGAACTCATTGCTTATACATCTGGATATTACGGTAGTTTTGATATATATGTATTAGACGTATTGAATGGAGAGAATGTTCGGCTTACGTACGAGCTAGCAGACTATTTTACTGTACCGTATTGGTGCAAAGAAAGTTCTAAGATCGCTTTTGTGGGTAAGGATCTGTTTCTCTATGTTGTAGACATTACCTCTAAAGAAATCATCAGGATCGACCAATTAGTAATAGGGGAGGAACACAGCCTAAGCTGGTCCTATAAAGGTGATAGATTAGCATATACAAAACAAAATCAAATAATGATTTATAACACTGCAACACATAAAATGCATAAGATTATTGAAAGAAGCCCCACGAATGTTCAATGGTTTCCGGATGACACGACTCTTCTCTATCAATCCTCTGCATTAACTGGTACAAGTCAGTTGTTTCGGATAAGTATTGATCAAACAAGTATCCAACAACTAACTATTAATGAAGGAGGAACATTGACAGATGTTCGACTTTCACCTGATGGACAATTTGTTATATATAGGAAAGTAATGATTAGTTCATCAGCCATTTTTTCAATGGATATATTATCAGGACAGGTTTATGAAATAGAAGGTAGCTCACAAGATAGAAGTTATTTTCCAGAATGGTCATTAGACTCAAAAAAGATTGCCTATAGTCAGACGAGTGGATTTTGGAATGGGTACTCTTCTTCTATAAGAACAGTAGGCAGGCATGGCGAAAATGATCAAGGGTGGGTTACTACAGATTGTTATGCTTCTCCAATTACGTGGTCACCAGATAGTAAAAAACTCGTCTATCTTTCTGGCTGTAAGAGTGGTTATCTCGCGAGTGAGATGTGGTATATTGATTTAATAAAGCCAATCCCTCTAAACTTGATTAGTGGCAGGTTTATTACATCTGTTAAATGGTCGCCTACTAAGTTACTTAGATGTTGA